The genomic DNA GCTTTGAGCGACACGTAGATCATGAAGTCATGATAGACCACCGGCACCAAATCCTTGCTCAGCTGTACATCGAACTCAACCATATCTGCGCCATGCTCGACGGCATTTTTTAACGAAGTAATTGTGTTTTCGCGTATCACGGAATCTTTCGTCTTGAAACTGGTGCCAGAACCGCGATGCCCTACATCCAAACCTGTCCATTTGGGGTTCCAATAGCGCGTATATGTTAGCGCCATATCCAACTTAATACACTTGGTTGGTTTTACCAGCAAATAGCCAATTTGCATCATGCCCATTGGTCGATGGCGTGTCGCGCATGTTATGGGCACTTCCAGGTTACCATCAGAGCGTTTGAGTAAATTTGGCAATACATAATGATAACCGAGGTGGTAGGGCGGCTCATCCATAGCTGCTTTTGAGCTGTACGAATATAAATCAATGAGATAGGCGGTACTATCGAAATCACCGATTGTCAAATGGAAAATTACTACGTCATCGGCACCACAAGCTGTACCAAATTGTGGTTGCATTTTTATAATGGACTCGTCGGCTTGTAAGACAGCTACTTCGTTAAAAGCGAAAGCTGTGCTCAGATCTGTACCGTTCTCACGTGTATCGTGCGTGTCATTTGACAGTGAATCTTCGAGTTGTGAAAATGCATGGTAATCCCCACCAGCACCGCCACTTTGCGGTATCGTCAAGTTCATCGGTGTcactttaacaaaaattaagcgTCGCTTCATGCGTTGTTTCCATGTGAAGGGCGcattgaaaaatttcaattgtacAATTGTCTCGGATGTTACCCAGCCGCGGTCCACTTTCTCAACACCATTTACGTAACCATACTCTTCGTCACACTCCCTAGTCTTGCGATTTACACCGGGTACGACATAACGTGACTTTAGTTGTGCCTCCCAATTGCGCACAATCGTTTTTTCAGATGTCGGATCGACAGCAACCACTAAATAACGGTATTCGGTGCGTGTATCACGCGGAATGCTAACATAGGTGTACCATAGATTCTTGTCTAAAAAATGTAGAATAACGTGGTTAAAGTCCCCCCCGCCGTTTGGTGCGGGTACAATGCCCACTCACCATCTTCCTTCATCATGACAATACACTCGCTAAACTGCCAATTGCCCAGACGTTCGGTGCTCCCCACAATGGCCAGACGTTCATTAGGCGCTAAATCTTGATTTACTTGGATCCAAAATTTCCAGTTGACATGTACTGGTGTAGCAGGTTGAAACAGCTCCACTGAGGGCGATGCTGAAACAGGCGCCGCCATGGCATCGCAATCCTCTGCCTCATCTGCGAAAAACCAGCGTTGCATTTTTACAGTTGTATTACAAAGAATTCGCGAATTTGAGTAATGTGTTGAATAACACGCacagaaatattattttgtcaAAATATGCTCAACGAACGAATGAATAAAATATCTGTAAAGAAATGCAAGAATGcgattaaatataaattgagtGAAAGCAAAACTTGTAAAAGTTGGAAGAAGAGGAGTGACTGAAAGTAAAGTGTGGCTGCTCTTTATCAAAGGCCTACTTTATCAAATAGCATTAAACCAA from Bactrocera oleae isolate idBacOlea1 chromosome 3, idBacOlea1, whole genome shotgun sequence includes the following:
- the LOC106620031 gene encoding glycerophosphocholine phosphodiesterase GPCPD1; translated protein: MQRWFFADEAEDCDAMAAPVSASPSVELFQPATPVHVNWKFWIQVNQDLAPNERLAIVGSTERLGNWQFSECIVMMKEDDKNLWYTYVSIPRDTRTEYRYLVVAVDPTSEKTIVRNWEAQLKSRYVVPGVNRKTRECDEEYGYVNGVEKVDRGWVTSETIVQLKFFNAPFTWKQRMKRRLIFVKVTPMNLTIPQSGGAGGDYHAFSQLEDSLSNDTHDTRENGTDLSTAFAFNEVAVLQADESIIKMQPQFGTACGADDVVIFHLTIGDFDSTAYLIDLYSYSSKAAMDEPPYHLGYHYVLPNLLKRSDGNLEVPITCATRHRPMGMMQIGYLLVKPTKCIKLDMALTYTRYWNPKWTGLDVGHRGSGTSFKTKDSVIRENTITSLKNAVEHGADMVEFDVQLSKDLVPVVYHDFMIYVSLKAKGSCKPNDFLELPMRELTLDQLNNLKVYHTQEGRTREERCFHNDDQLEHQPFPSLADVLDSIDQHVGFNIEVKWSQRLKDGTMEEEFEHTIDRNLYVDCILNVVFRKAGDRRIVFSCFDPDICTMLRFKQNRYPVMFLTIGETTKYQKYFDPRGNTTEMAIYNSLAMELLGIVAHTEDLLRDPTKVNLAKSSGLVVFCWGDDNNCKDTIKFLKELGLHAIIYDKMDVLTSKEVKQSVFLLQAKESQNEILKLQALEMGKLWHDNIPVVHKKH